The Deinococcus sonorensis KR-87 genome includes a window with the following:
- a CDS encoding phosphotransferase enzyme family protein, with product MTGHPLLAPDLLDDIAALYHQTSGDLTDLGSFENQVYAFQTPEGPRVLRLVHSSHRTERQVQAELHWLSFLGVQGVDVAAPVADHAGQLLSVWPDGSGGQYLATAFVRVPGERLNPVQATSGQLRAWGRLLADLHNQTQIYRPEDPQGRFHWHQDPYIEQRHARAAALPEALEPGIMERFDRLVERLAAQPTSPERYGLIHNDAHPGNVLVEGERLHLFDFDDCTHNFFVNDLAMALYYGLWGVPEEQREQVGLRLWTELLAGYRERRALPDPADLALVPTLLKLREVELYVLLLSKWEPDSRTEGQLRFLRDTRERILYDVPYLHLNFAPTA from the coding sequence ATGACCGGTCATCCCCTCCTTGCGCCAGACCTGCTTGATGACATCGCCGCGCTGTACCACCAGACCTCAGGAGACCTGACCGATCTGGGCAGCTTTGAGAATCAGGTGTATGCGTTTCAGACACCGGAAGGACCCCGGGTGTTGCGTCTGGTGCACAGCAGCCACCGCACCGAACGTCAGGTGCAGGCAGAGTTGCACTGGCTGAGCTTCCTGGGGGTGCAGGGGGTGGACGTGGCGGCTCCGGTGGCCGACCACGCAGGACAGCTGCTCAGCGTCTGGCCGGACGGGTCCGGCGGGCAGTATCTGGCGACCGCCTTCGTGCGGGTGCCAGGTGAGCGCCTGAATCCGGTTCAGGCCACCTCGGGTCAGCTGCGCGCCTGGGGCCGGCTGCTTGCCGACCTGCACAACCAGACACAGATCTACCGCCCGGAAGACCCTCAGGGCCGCTTCCACTGGCATCAGGACCCCTACATCGAACAGCGTCACGCCCGGGCGGCGGCCCTGCCTGAAGCGCTGGAACCGGGCATCATGGAGCGGTTTGACCGACTGGTGGAGCGGCTCGCCGCCCAGCCCACCTCGCCCGAGCGGTACGGCCTGATCCACAACGACGCCCATCCGGGCAATGTTCTGGTGGAGGGGGAGCGCCTCCACCTGTTCGACTTCGACGACTGCACGCACAACTTTTTCGTCAACGATCTGGCCATGGCGCTGTATTACGGACTGTGGGGCGTGCCGGAGGAGCAGCGCGAGCAGGTGGGCCTCCGGCTGTGGACGGAGCTGCTGGCCGGTTACCGCGAGCGGCGCGCCCTGCCTGACCCTGCCGATCTGGCGCTGGTGCCCACGCTGCTCAAGCTGCGGGAGGTCGAGCTGTACGTGTTGCTGCTGAGCAAGTGGGAACCGGACAGCCGGACCGAGGGACAGCTCCGCTTCCTTCGGGACACCCGGGAACGCATTCTGTACGACGTGCCGTACCTGCACCTGAACTTCGCCCCCACCGCATAG
- the ychF gene encoding redox-regulated ATPase YchF: MSSLGIGIVGLPNVGKSTLFNAITRAGALAANYPFATIEPNVGRVTVPDERLAALSRIFTKGERVPPIIPTFVEFVDIAGLVKGASQGEGLGNQFLANIREVDAIAHVVRCFEDGNVIHVAGRVDPLDDIETINTELILADMAGLEKRLQGLTKKAKGGDKDAREQADLAEAILKVLGEGKPARAGTYEGRIPKDFGLITIKPVIYVANVGEDELQQDNEYVQQVRAYAAAEGAQVVKISAQIEGELAEMPEDEAREFLSELGVQESGLDQLVKVGYETLGLITFITSGEKEVRAWTIRRGEKAPEAAGEIHSDLERGFIRAEVIEWDKMVEAGGWAAAKSKGWVRTEGKEYVMKDGDIMNVLHSS; encoded by the coding sequence ATGAGCAGTCTGGGAATTGGAATCGTCGGGCTGCCGAATGTCGGCAAGAGTACCCTGTTCAATGCCATCACGCGGGCCGGAGCGCTGGCCGCCAACTATCCGTTCGCCACCATCGAACCGAACGTCGGGCGCGTAACGGTGCCGGATGAGCGCCTCGCGGCCCTGAGCCGCATCTTCACCAAGGGGGAGCGAGTGCCGCCCATCATCCCCACCTTCGTGGAGTTCGTGGACATTGCCGGGCTGGTCAAGGGCGCCAGCCAGGGCGAGGGGCTGGGCAACCAGTTCCTGGCCAACATCCGCGAGGTGGACGCCATCGCGCACGTGGTGCGCTGCTTCGAGGACGGCAACGTGATTCACGTGGCGGGCCGGGTGGACCCGCTGGACGACATCGAGACCATCAACACCGAGCTGATCCTGGCCGACATGGCCGGGCTGGAAAAGCGGCTGCAGGGCCTCACCAAGAAGGCCAAGGGCGGCGACAAGGACGCCCGCGAGCAGGCTGACCTGGCCGAGGCCATTCTGAAGGTGCTGGGCGAGGGCAAGCCGGCCCGCGCTGGCACCTACGAGGGCCGCATTCCCAAGGATTTCGGGCTGATCACCATCAAGCCGGTCATCTACGTGGCCAACGTGGGTGAGGATGAGCTGCAGCAGGACAACGAATACGTGCAGCAGGTGCGCGCCTATGCCGCCGCCGAGGGAGCGCAGGTCGTCAAGATCAGCGCTCAGATCGAGGGTGAGCTGGCCGAGATGCCCGAGGATGAGGCGCGGGAGTTCCTGAGCGAACTTGGCGTGCAGGAGAGCGGCCTGGATCAGCTGGTCAAGGTCGGGTACGAGACGCTGGGCCTGATCACCTTCATCACCAGCGGCGAGAAGGAAGTGCGCGCCTGGACCATCCGCCGGGGCGAGAAGGCCCCCGAGGCGGCCGGCGAGATCCACAGCGACCTGGAGCGCGGCTTCATCCGCGCCGAGGTGATCGAGTGGGACAAGATGGTGGAGGCGGGCGGCTGGGCGGCGGCCAAGAGCAAGGGCTGGGTCCGCACCGAGGGCAAGGAGTACGTGATGAAGGACGGCGACATCATGAACGTGCTGCACAGCTCCTGA